Proteins encoded in a region of the Methanobrevibacter sp. genome:
- a CDS encoding ORC1-type DNA replication protein, with protein MGIEDILMHDESLFQNINAFDPDYVPQNYNFRDTQMEAMAIAIRPAMRGGQPSNAKVIGSPATGKTTAIRKVFELVEKNTEKVVCVYINCQLHTTRFGIFSQIYKKIFGHIPPETGVPFSRIYDQIMQNLQKNNQSLVIALDDVNYLFQSKTANKIFYDMLRAYEEYSGVRTAIFAILSDLEFKFAFDKNVNSVFIPQEINFPLYSYSETEDILRNRAKAGFYPGVLPDDILEQIAMYTYENGDLRIGINLLKSCGNFAEANASREITQEHFDQAIDSLVSINVAETLNSLNDVEKDLLKIIVGWEGVCKAGDLAEMYKEKTNSSYASFNRTLDKLEFVRLIDTKFTGKGVRGNSREIILRFNPDEYMI; from the coding sequence ATGGGAATTGAAGATATTTTAATGCATGATGAAAGTCTTTTTCAAAATATAAATGCTTTTGATCCGGATTACGTACCTCAAAACTATAATTTCAGAGATACACAAATGGAAGCAATGGCAATAGCAATAAGACCTGCAATGAGAGGTGGCCAACCATCCAATGCAAAAGTCATAGGATCACCGGCAACAGGTAAAACAACAGCTATAAGAAAAGTCTTTGAACTCGTTGAGAAAAATACTGAGAAAGTTGTTTGTGTTTATATTAACTGTCAGCTCCATACAACACGTTTCGGAATATTCTCACAGATATATAAAAAGATATTTGGACATATTCCACCTGAAACAGGAGTTCCATTCTCAAGAATATATGATCAAATCATGCAGAATCTTCAAAAAAACAACCAATCTCTTGTAATTGCATTGGATGATGTTAACTATTTGTTCCAATCAAAAACAGCTAATAAAATATTCTATGATATGCTTAGGGCATATGAGGAATATTCTGGTGTTAGAACAGCTATTTTTGCAATATTATCAGATTTGGAATTCAAGTTTGCATTTGACAAGAATGTAAATTCCGTATTTATTCCACAGGAAATCAATTTCCCACTCTATTCATATTCAGAAACCGAAGATATCTTGAGAAACAGGGCAAAGGCAGGATTTTATCCTGGAGTGTTGCCTGATGATATTCTGGAGCAAATCGCAATGTATACCTATGAAAATGGTGACTTGAGAATAGGAATCAATCTTTTAAAATCTTGCGGTAATTTTGCAGAAGCAAACGCTAGCCGTGAAATAACTCAGGAACATTTTGACCAGGCTATCGATTCACTTGTTTCAATCAATGTGGCTGAAACATTGAATTCACTTAATGATGTGGAAAAAGACCTTTTAAAAATAATTGTGGGTTGGGAAGGTGTTTGTAAAGCTGGTGATTTGGCTGAAATGTATAAGGAAAAAACAAATTCCAGTTATGCTTCTTTTAACCGTACATTGGATAAACTTGAATTTGTAAGATTAATTGATACCAAATTTACAGGAAAAGGGGTTAGAGGAAATTCTAGAGAAATTATATTGCGTTTCAACCCCGATGAATATATGATTTAA
- a CDS encoding archease yields MKKFEYFEVTADIGFKAYGKNLKEAFENAGLAIFNIISDTNNIEPAKEISFEVTSEDNVSMLYDYLEELLFYHEVEFMLFSEFDVEILDNYSLRATIKGEEINWEKHERKSEIKAITFHKMELKQSNPVELRAIVDL; encoded by the coding sequence ATGAAAAAATTTGAATATTTTGAAGTAACTGCCGATATTGGTTTTAAAGCTTATGGAAAAAATCTAAAAGAAGCTTTTGAAAATGCAGGTTTGGCTATTTTTAATATAATTTCCGATACAAATAATATTGAACCAGCAAAAGAGATATCATTTGAAGTAACTTCAGAAGATAATGTATCTATGTTGTATGACTATTTGGAAGAGCTTTTGTTCTATCATGAAGTGGAATTTATGTTGTTTTCTGAATTTGATGTTGAAATTTTAGATAACTACTCATTAAGGGCAACAATCAAAGGAGAAGAAATTAATTGGGAAAAACACGAGAGAAAATCAGAAATAAAAGCAATAACATTCCATAAGATGGAATTAAAGCAAAGTAATCCTGTAGAGCTTAGAGCTATTGTTGATTTATAA
- a CDS encoding ATP-binding protein, with product MGRNPDNTEVDFVCEKSGKYKYIQVSYRLSGEKTLKREINPLLSIPDKYESMLITTENHDFSKDGVKHLNIIDFLCGNDV from the coding sequence GTGGGAAGAAATCCTGATAATACTGAAGTAGATTTTGTTTGTGAAAAATCAGGTAAATACAAATATATTCAGGTGTCCTACAGATTATCCGGTGAAAAAACATTGAAACGTGAAATCAATCCGTTACTGAGCATACCTGATAAATATGAATCTATGCTGATAACAACTGAAAATCATGACTTTTCCAAAGATGGAGTTAAGCATCTAAACATAATTGATTTCTTATGTGGAAATGATGTATAA
- a CDS encoding RtcB family protein — protein sequence MSIKDEIKKVKDNVYEIPGSFNKKMRASGRFYIADEYFDELEEGAIEQIVNIACLPGVQRYSIGLPDIHFGYGFPIGGVAAFSLRNGIVSPGGVGFDINCGVRLIKSNLTVDDIDGKLDELTEKLFKNIPSGVGSKGKIRLEEDEINDVLDYGAEWAVNNGYGWQEDLEVLEENGRMEDADSSIVSEKAKKRGIPQLGSLGSGNHFLEVQVVDEIYNEEVAEVFGLEKGMIVIMIHSGSRGCGHQVCSDYLRVMDKAYKKYKVNIDDRQLACAPLDSKEAQDYIQAMAAAANYAWANRQMITHWVRETFEDVLGKSAKDMEMDIIYDVAHNIAKMETHKVYNRQEEVLVHRKGATRAFGPGCEEVPEKYRAVGQPVLIPGTMGTASYVLHGTDVAMEETFGSTAHGAGRVLSRSKAKKDYNPDEITEDLESKGIKIKATSKTVIAEEAPGAYKDVDAVVRVSDETGIAKLVAKVKPLSVCKG from the coding sequence ATGAGTATTAAAGATGAAATTAAAAAAGTTAAAGATAATGTTTATGAGATTCCAGGATCTTTCAATAAAAAAATGAGGGCTTCTGGAAGATTTTATATCGCTGATGAATATTTCGATGAACTTGAAGAGGGAGCTATCGAGCAAATCGTCAACATAGCTTGCCTTCCAGGCGTTCAAAGATATTCTATCGGTCTTCCTGATATTCATTTCGGTTACGGATTCCCAATTGGAGGTGTTGCAGCATTTTCCTTAAGAAATGGTATAGTATCTCCTGGGGGGGTAGGGTTTGACATTAACTGCGGAGTCAGATTAATCAAATCCAATTTGACTGTTGATGACATTGACGGAAAACTTGACGAACTTACAGAAAAGCTATTCAAAAACATTCCTTCTGGTGTTGGAAGCAAAGGTAAAATAAGATTGGAAGAGGATGAAATCAATGATGTGCTTGACTATGGTGCTGAATGGGCTGTCAATAACGGTTATGGCTGGCAGGAAGATTTGGAAGTTTTAGAAGAAAACGGAAGAATGGAAGATGCAGATTCAAGCATAGTTTCTGAAAAAGCTAAAAAAAGAGGAATTCCACAATTAGGTTCTCTCGGTTCAGGCAATCACTTTTTAGAAGTTCAAGTAGTTGATGAAATCTACAACGAAGAAGTTGCAGAAGTATTCGGACTTGAAAAAGGAATGATTGTAATCATGATTCATTCAGGTTCCAGAGGATGCGGCCACCAAGTATGTTCAGACTACTTGAGAGTAATGGATAAAGCTTATAAAAAATACAAAGTTAACATTGATGACAGACAATTAGCATGTGCTCCTCTTGACTCTAAAGAAGCACAAGATTATATTCAGGCTATGGCTGCAGCTGCTAATTATGCATGGGCAAATAGACAGATGATTACTCATTGGGTACGTGAAACCTTTGAAGACGTACTTGGAAAATCCGCAAAGGACATGGAAATGGACATTATCTATGATGTAGCTCATAACATTGCAAAAATGGAAACTCACAAAGTTTACAACCGTCAGGAAGAAGTATTGGTTCACAGAAAAGGAGCAACCCGTGCATTTGGACCTGGATGTGAAGAAGTACCTGAAAAATACAGGGCTGTAGGTCAACCTGTATTGATTCCTGGAACAATGGGAACTGCTTCATACGTATTGCACGGAACCGATGTTGCAATGGAAGAAACTTTTGGTTCAACAGCTCACGGTGCTGGAAGAGTGCTTTCAAGATCAAAAGCTAAAAAAGATTACAATCCTGATGAAATCACAGAAGATTTGGAATCAAAAGGTATCAAAATCAAAGCTACAAGTAAAACTGTAATTGCAGAAGAAGCACCTGGTGCTTACAAAGATGTCGATGCAGTAGTTAGGGTGTCTGACGAAACAGGCATTGCTAAATTAGTAGCTAAAGTCAAACCGCTCTCAGTTTGCAAAGGATGA
- the mtnP gene encoding S-methyl-5'-thioadenosine phosphorylase — MIGIIGGSGVYEITEKADSCTEKVVETEYGSVTVSILDICSKKVAFIPRHAAGHSIPPHKINYRANIDALKNVGVTQIIATNSVGSMNEEMGPGTFVIPDDFLDFSQNRAKTYYENKVVHVDMTEPYCPTLRDILDKSGDVILGGTYVCTEGPRFETPAEIKMFKMLGGDLVGMTGVPEVTLARERGICYNSICIVSNYAAGIHEHTLTIDEVFEMVSERKSDLLELIYNFIKNAEDEDCFCHHVLDGAEV, encoded by the coding sequence ATGATTGGAATTATTGGTGGTAGTGGAGTATATGAAATCACTGAAAAGGCTGATTCATGCACTGAAAAAGTAGTGGAAACAGAATATGGAAGCGTAACAGTTTCTATTTTGGACATATGTTCTAAAAAAGTTGCTTTCATTCCACGTCATGCAGCAGGCCATTCCATCCCTCCACACAAAATTAACTACAGGGCAAATATCGATGCATTGAAAAATGTCGGTGTTACTCAGATAATTGCCACTAACTCTGTTGGATCAATGAATGAGGAAATGGGTCCTGGAACCTTCGTTATTCCAGATGACTTTTTGGATTTCTCACAAAACAGGGCAAAAACATACTATGAAAACAAGGTAGTCCACGTTGACATGACTGAACCATACTGTCCAACTTTAAGGGATATATTAGACAAATCCGGTGATGTGATTTTGGGTGGTACATACGTATGCACTGAAGGGCCACGTTTTGAAACTCCTGCTGAAATCAAAATGTTTAAGATGCTTGGAGGAGACCTTGTCGGAATGACTGGAGTTCCTGAGGTTACTCTTGCACGTGAAAGAGGAATCTGCTACAATTCCATTTGCATAGTATCCAATTATGCTGCTGGAATTCACGAACACACTCTCACAATAGATGAAGTATTTGAAATGGTCAGTGAAAGAAAATCTGATTTGCTTGAATTGATATATAACTTCATAAAAAATGCAGAAGATGAAGACTGTTTCTGTCATCATGTTTTGGATGGTGCGGAGGTTTAA
- a CDS encoding NifB/NifX family molybdenum-iron cluster-binding protein translates to MRLAVVSSDGENVDLHLGKGHSVYVYDYEDDLTFVEKRDVEIAEDSKHQGGKVIKACEDCDVLISMQYGFKSKVRADKIGMKLVIDEGPVDEVLQRYIDHYNFMHN, encoded by the coding sequence ATGCGTTTGGCTGTTGTATCTTCTGATGGTGAAAATGTTGATTTGCACCTTGGAAAAGGACATTCTGTGTATGTTTATGATTATGAGGATGATTTGACTTTTGTTGAAAAGAGAGATGTCGAAATAGCTGAAGATTCAAAACATCAGGGTGGTAAAGTTATTAAAGCTTGTGAAGACTGTGATGTTTTAATTTCAATGCAGTATGGTTTCAAATCAAAAGTCAGAGCAGATAAAATAGGTATGAAACTTGTTATTGATGAAGGTCCAGTGGATGAAGTATTGCAAAGATACATTGACCATTACAACTTCATGCATAACTAA
- a CDS encoding NAD(P)H-dependent oxidoreductase has protein sequence MSKYIIITGSPRVGANSDSVAEFIKAELGNNDVEIWNIYEKDFTYCHADNACKELGKCAIDDDATALVDQLKEADGAFVIAPIYFGRLPGPVCTLIDRFYGVFNPAKGLDVPSPNKKVGFVLTMGGDEVENVEPVAAQSAGAFAVVGFGASDSVVLGGNNDPAAFIGSDDEKAKVKALVDWML, from the coding sequence ATGTCTAAATATATTATTATTACTGGAAGCCCACGTGTGGGTGCAAATTCAGATTCTGTTGCTGAATTTATTAAAGCTGAATTAGGAAACAATGATGTTGAAATCTGGAATATTTATGAAAAAGATTTTACTTACTGTCATGCTGACAATGCATGTAAAGAATTAGGCAAATGTGCAATTGATGACGATGCAACTGCATTAGTTGACCAATTAAAAGAAGCTGATGGAGCATTTGTTATTGCACCTATTTACTTCGGACGTTTACCTGGTCCGGTATGTACTTTAATCGACAGATTCTATGGTGTTTTCAACCCTGCAAAAGGATTAGATGTTCCTTCACCTAATAAAAAAGTAGGTTTCGTTCTTACTATGGGTGGGGATGAAGTAGAAAATGTTGAACCTGTTGCAGCTCAATCTGCAGGTGCATTTGCTGTTGTTGGCTTTGGAGCTTCTGACAGTGTTGTGTTAGGTGGAAACAACGATCCTGCAGCATTTATTGGTAGTGATGATGAAAAAGCTAAAGTAAAAGCTTTAGTTGACTGGATGTTATAA
- a CDS encoding 30S ribosomal protein S3ae has translation MAKAKARRRVRDTWKEKSWYTIKTPVNFEDKEIGETPAKDAELLIGRGVEVTMRELTGDFSKQYIKLRFEIDNVAGEVANTKFTGHKTTTDYVRSMIRRGTSRIDASTVAKTKDGRKIKLQVLAVTIRRAKSSQQKYMRKVIEDLLTEAAAEKSFDDLVKVVVNGKLASEIYHNAKKIYPLKRVEIIKSKVIK, from the coding sequence ATGGCAAAAGCAAAAGCAAGACGTAGAGTACGTGATACCTGGAAAGAAAAATCCTGGTATACTATTAAAACCCCAGTGAACTTTGAAGATAAAGAAATCGGAGAAACTCCGGCTAAAGACGCAGAACTCTTAATCGGAAGAGGCGTAGAAGTTACTATGAGAGAATTAACCGGAGACTTCTCAAAACAATACATCAAACTCAGATTTGAAATTGATAATGTTGCAGGTGAAGTTGCAAACACTAAATTCACCGGACACAAAACCACTACTGATTACGTAAGAAGTATGATCAGAAGAGGAACTTCTAGAATCGACGCTTCTACTGTAGCAAAAACCAAAGACGGTCGTAAAATCAAACTTCAAGTTCTCGCTGTAACTATAAGAAGAGCGAAATCTTCCCAACAAAAATACATGAGAAAAGTAATTGAAGATTTACTCACCGAAGCAGCAGCTGAAAAATCCTTCGATGATTTAGTAAAAGTTGTTGTAAATGGTAAATTAGCATCTGAAATTTATCACAATGCTAAAAAAATCTACCCTCTCAAAAGAGTAGAAATTATCAAAAGTAAAGTAATCAAATAG
- a CDS encoding TIGR00297 family protein has product MIEMDGLMINWLYVILLFILGFITYRRQSLDLFGSAVMIVMGIVIIFSAGANWLLLIVLFLIMSLIATKFSRKYKMSLGEFEGRRTSKNVISNGVVACFMAAFGGYYSPFVGGFIGAIATATADTLASEIGVLDAHPRLITNLQKVDPGTNGAVSVLGTVSGIVGAAIIGIAAYFLGIMPNPFMAILVSIVSGTIGCFGDSILGALFENQGWLTNEHVNLLATIFGAIVGILLI; this is encoded by the coding sequence GTGATTGAAATGGATGGATTAATGATTAACTGGTTATATGTTATACTATTATTTATTTTAGGATTTATTACCTATAGAAGACAGTCATTGGATTTATTTGGCTCAGCAGTAATGATTGTTATGGGTATTGTGATAATCTTCTCAGCTGGGGCTAACTGGTTATTGTTGATTGTTTTATTCCTTATCATGTCTTTAATCGCTACTAAATTCTCAAGAAAATATAAAATGTCTTTAGGGGAATTTGAAGGAAGAAGGACTTCCAAAAATGTTATTTCCAATGGTGTTGTAGCTTGTTTTATGGCTGCATTCGGAGGGTACTACTCCCCATTTGTTGGAGGTTTCATAGGTGCGATTGCAACTGCAACAGCAGATACATTGGCTTCTGAAATTGGTGTTTTGGATGCACATCCTCGTTTGATAACCAATCTTCAGAAAGTGGATCCTGGAACAAATGGTGCGGTTTCAGTATTGGGAACCGTTTCTGGAATTGTTGGTGCTGCTATCATTGGTATTGCAGCATATTTCCTTGGAATCATGCCAAATCCATTTATGGCTATTTTAGTTTCAATTGTCTCTGGAACCATAGGATGTTTTGGTGACAGTATTTTAGGAGCTCTCTTTGAAAATCAAGGTTGGCTTACTAATGAACACGTTAATTTACTTGCAACAATCTTTGGTGCGATTGTTGGAATTTTATTAATTTAA
- a CDS encoding 2,3-bisphosphoglycerate-independent phosphoglycerate mutase yields MKGLILIMDGMGDRPIKELGNKTPLEAANTPNMDKMAEEGITGIMDSIAPGIIPGSDTAHLSILGYNPYEVYTGRGPFEANGVGVEVLPGDIAFRCNFSTADEDLIVTDRRAGRIKEGTKDIVEELNKMVLEDYPDIKIIFKESTGHRAVLVLRGEGLSGKVSDADPKVEGNKPKEVKALDDTPEAKKTADILNKVVVKTYEMVKDHPVNLKRIEEGLPPANIVIPRGAGEVPSVESINEKYEVNAACIAETGLIMGIGRFAGMDIIEMEDVTGGIDTNLDNIRDTIVDQVNNSEHDFFLVNIDGADEAGHDGQTEEKVKFIEKVDEVVISELLKLEDVYIYLTADHSTPISVMNHSGDPVPVVIRGPEVRVDDVKEFSERACAKGGLNRIRGSDVMNIMMDLMNYAHKFGA; encoded by the coding sequence ATGAAAGGACTTATTTTAATTATGGATGGTATGGGTGACCGTCCTATTAAAGAATTAGGTAATAAAACTCCTTTAGAAGCAGCTAATACTCCAAATATGGATAAAATGGCTGAAGAAGGAATTACTGGTATTATGGACTCAATTGCTCCAGGTATTATTCCTGGAAGTGACACTGCACACCTTTCTATTTTAGGTTACAATCCATATGAAGTATACACTGGAAGAGGGCCGTTTGAAGCAAATGGTGTTGGAGTAGAAGTTCTTCCGGGAGATATTGCATTCAGATGTAACTTCTCAACTGCAGATGAGGATTTAATCGTAACTGACAGACGTGCAGGAAGAATCAAAGAAGGTACCAAAGACATAGTTGAAGAATTAAACAAAATGGTTTTGGAAGATTATCCTGACATCAAAATAATATTCAAGGAATCTACTGGCCACAGAGCAGTTTTAGTTTTAAGAGGTGAAGGACTTTCAGGTAAAGTAAGTGATGCTGACCCTAAAGTTGAAGGAAACAAACCTAAAGAAGTCAAAGCTTTAGATGATACTCCAGAAGCTAAAAAAACCGCTGATATTTTGAATAAAGTAGTAGTAAAAACTTATGAAATGGTTAAAGATCATCCAGTTAACTTAAAAAGAATCGAAGAAGGACTACCTCCAGCAAACATTGTCATCCCTCGTGGTGCAGGTGAAGTACCGTCCGTCGAATCAATAAATGAAAAATACGAAGTAAATGCAGCATGTATTGCAGAAACCGGGCTCATTATGGGTATAGGAAGATTCGCAGGTATGGATATCATTGAAATGGAAGATGTAACTGGTGGAATCGACACTAATTTGGACAATATTCGTGATACTATTGTAGATCAAGTAAACAACTCAGAACATGATTTCTTCTTGGTAAATATTGATGGTGCTGACGAAGCGGGTCACGACGGCCAAACTGAAGAAAAAGTTAAATTCATAGAAAAAGTCGATGAAGTTGTAATAAGTGAATTATTGAAACTTGAAGACGTATATATCTACTTAACAGCAGATCACTCAACACCAATTTCAGTAATGAACCACTCTGGAGACCCAGTGCCTGTTGTCATCAGAGGTCCTGAAGTGAGAGTGGATGATGTTAAAGAATTCTCCGAGAGAGCATGCGCTAAAGGAGGACTCAACAGGATTAGAGGATCTGACGTAATGAACATTATGATGGATTTAATGAATTATGCTCATAAATTCGGCGCATAG
- the glmM gene encoding phosphoglucosamine mutase, which translates to MVAKKLFGTSGIRGKIGSEVTCELALNVGKSLAYYLGNEGCVVLGYDTRTTNQMLDQAICAGLLESGVDVVKIGMVPTPLVGYATEKLDADAGIMLTASHNPSQYNGIKLWNKNGMAYTSKQESEIEEIYASKDYISVTWDKVGKLSVNEEIKGQYVDDLVGMVDIKEGLKVVIDCASGAGSEISPLVFRKAGCEVTTLNSQVDGFFPGRNPEPNEENLQTLMKTVVAIGADLGIAHDGDADRMITVDENGNVSPFDSLLALISKEFDGDIVTTVDAGLCMDESVKGKVIRTPVGDVNVAEAILEKDASFGGEPSGTWLHPDFCMCPDGILSGLRMAEIVSRDGKLSDLLEAIPSYPNIREKITCSKEAKIKVMENMEEFLTNAFDDIADVNPLDGVRLTFEDDSWVLVRPSGTEDYIRITLESRSQERAEEIRDICAKIINENL; encoded by the coding sequence ATGGTAGCTAAAAAACTATTTGGAACATCTGGAATTAGAGGAAAAATCGGCTCAGAAGTAACCTGCGAGCTAGCATTGAATGTAGGTAAATCATTAGCTTACTATTTAGGTAATGAAGGATGTGTTGTTTTAGGTTATGATACAAGAACAACAAATCAAATGTTGGACCAAGCAATATGTGCAGGTTTACTTGAAAGTGGTGTTGATGTTGTAAAAATAGGTATGGTTCCAACACCATTAGTTGGTTATGCTACTGAAAAACTCGATGCTGATGCAGGAATCATGTTGACTGCATCCCATAATCCTTCCCAATACAATGGAATCAAATTATGGAACAAAAACGGTATGGCATACACTTCAAAACAGGAATCTGAAATTGAAGAAATCTATGCTTCTAAGGATTACATTTCAGTAACATGGGATAAAGTAGGTAAATTGAGTGTCAATGAAGAAATCAAAGGACAATACGTTGATGACTTAGTTGGTATGGTTGATATTAAGGAAGGGCTCAAAGTAGTAATTGACTGTGCATCTGGTGCTGGAAGCGAAATATCACCTTTAGTATTTAGAAAAGCAGGATGTGAAGTTACAACCCTTAACTCTCAAGTGGATGGATTTTTCCCTGGAAGAAATCCTGAGCCTAATGAAGAGAACCTACAGACTTTAATGAAAACCGTTGTAGCTATTGGAGCAGATTTGGGAATTGCTCATGATGGTGATGCAGATAGGATGATTACTGTCGATGAAAATGGTAATGTGTCTCCATTCGATTCTCTTTTAGCATTAATATCAAAAGAATTTGACGGAGATATTGTAACAACAGTCGATGCAGGATTATGTATGGATGAATCTGTAAAAGGTAAAGTCATAAGAACTCCTGTTGGGGATGTTAATGTTGCAGAAGCAATCCTAGAAAAAGATGCAAGCTTTGGAGGGGAACCTTCAGGAACATGGTTGCACCCTGACTTCTGTATGTGTCCTGATGGAATTCTTTCAGGTTTAAGAATGGCAGAAATAGTCTCAAGGGATGGTAAATTGTCTGATCTTTTAGAAGCTATTCCATCTTATCCGAATATCCGTGAAAAAATAACCTGCTCTAAGGAAGCTAAAATCAAAGTAATGGAAAATATGGAAGAATTTCTCACAAATGCATTTGATGATATTGCAGATGTAAATCCTCTTGATGGTGTTAGATTAACATTTGAAGATGATAGTTGGGTGCTTGTAAGACCTTCCGGAACAGAAGATTACATTAGAATAACTCTAGAGTCAAGAAGCCAAGAAAGAGCTGAAGAGATTAGAGATATCTGTGCAAAAATAATTAATGAAAACTTATGA
- a CDS encoding rubredoxin codes for MTVYVCLHCEYRFDTEKGDPSYNIPAGKTPADMPDDWVCPECAALGVDAFIVEEEE; via the coding sequence AGTATATGTTTGTTTACACTGTGAATACAGATTCGATACAGAAAAAGGAGATCCATCCTACAATATTCCTGCTGGAAAAACCCCTGCAGACATGCCAGATGATTGGGTTTGCCCAGAATGTGCAGCATTAGGTGTTGACGCATTTATCGTTGAAGAAGAAGAATAA